The Crocosphaera subtropica ATCC 51142 genome includes a window with the following:
- a CDS encoding glutathione S-transferase family protein, which yields MIELYQFEVSQYSEKVRLILDYKGLEYRKIEVTPGVGQVDLYKMSGQRQVPVLKDGDTIIADSTDIAFYLDRKYPEKPIIPTDPVKRGQCLLIEEWADESIGTKGRIALIGALNQNPNFRTSVLPKEVPDFLKTLIGAVPGDILSALGTGVGFGPDAVKEATKALKQDLEALSLILEHQPYLVGDEITLADLAVAGLSIILKQPGGDYLDIPDTLKGKGIPGLADNTTYDAFFLWRDRLYMDYRKPLSTQPSSGDSPTTIDIE from the coding sequence ATGATAGAACTGTATCAATTTGAAGTATCTCAATATTCTGAGAAAGTCCGTTTAATTCTTGATTATAAAGGGTTAGAATATCGTAAAATAGAAGTCACCCCAGGGGTGGGACAAGTGGACCTCTATAAAATGTCAGGACAACGACAAGTTCCTGTCTTAAAAGATGGGGATACTATTATTGCTGATTCTACTGATATCGCCTTTTATTTAGATAGAAAATATCCAGAAAAACCCATTATTCCTACTGATCCGGTCAAGAGAGGACAATGTTTATTAATAGAAGAATGGGCAGATGAATCCATCGGAACCAAAGGAAGAATTGCTTTAATTGGTGCTTTAAATCAAAACCCAAATTTTCGGACTTCTGTGCTGCCCAAAGAAGTTCCTGACTTTTTAAAAACCTTAATTGGTGCAGTTCCTGGGGATATATTAAGCGCATTAGGAACCGGTGTGGGTTTTGGTCCAGATGCCGTCAAAGAAGCCACTAAAGCCCTTAAACAAGACTTAGAAGCCCTCAGTCTGATTTTAGAACATCAACCCTATTTAGTAGGGGATGAAATCACCTTAGCTGATCTAGCGGTTGCCGGATTAAGTATTATTTTAAAACAACCCGGAGGGGATTATTTAGACATTCCTGATACCCTAAAAGGAAAGGGTATTCCTGGGTTAGCGGATAATACGACTTATGATGCTTTCTTCTTGTGGCGCGATCGCTTATACATGGACTATAGAAAACCCCTTTCTACTCAACCCTCTTCAGGGGACTCTCCCACTACCATAGATATAGAGTAG
- a CDS encoding cyclic 2,3-diphosphoglycerate synthase, translating into MKSERSRRDPHCGAQTRIVIMGAAGRDFHNFNQVYRHNSNVEVVAFTAAQISGIANRFYPPSLAGPLYPEGIPIVDETELDTLCQEKDIDQVIFAYSDVTHRQVMHLASRVLAGGADFLLLGPQQTMLTATVPVIAVSAVRTGCGKSQTSRWLSKLLQKKSFTVAVIRHPMPYGDLEKQAVQRFATLDDLTQANCTVEEREEYEPHINVGNIVYAGVDYEKIVQQAQQEADIILWDGGNNDFPFIRPDLHLVLVDPLRPGDETTHHPGEVVLRMADIVIIAKVDAAEDANIQKVKETAQQVNPQALIIQGKSPIVLDQPELIRDRRVLVVEDGPTTTHGGMAYGAGYIAATRAQAKEIVDPRPYAVPEIAKIYENYPHIGSVLPAMGYFPEQLKALETTINQAEVDVVVAATPSNLGELIEVNKPIIRASYEFAEAQSPGLTEQIEAFLEKV; encoded by the coding sequence ATGAAATCAGAGCGATCTCGAAGAGATCCGCACTGCGGCGCGCAAACTCGCATCGTCATTATGGGAGCAGCCGGACGGGACTTTCATAATTTTAACCAAGTTTATCGCCACAATTCAAACGTGGAAGTGGTGGCTTTTACCGCAGCGCAAATATCGGGTATTGCTAACCGTTTTTATCCCCCTTCCTTAGCTGGCCCGCTTTATCCTGAGGGGATACCCATCGTCGATGAAACGGAACTGGATACCCTTTGTCAAGAAAAAGACATCGATCAAGTCATTTTTGCTTATAGTGACGTGACTCACCGTCAAGTAATGCACCTGGCCTCTCGTGTGTTGGCTGGGGGGGCTGACTTTTTATTACTCGGACCCCAACAAACCATGTTAACGGCCACCGTCCCCGTCATTGCTGTGTCTGCGGTACGAACCGGGTGTGGAAAATCCCAAACCAGTCGATGGTTATCCAAATTATTGCAAAAAAAAAGTTTTACCGTGGCCGTGATTCGTCATCCTATGCCTTACGGCGACTTGGAAAAACAAGCGGTGCAACGATTTGCCACCCTTGACGACTTAACTCAAGCCAATTGTACCGTAGAAGAACGGGAAGAGTATGAACCCCATATTAATGTCGGTAATATTGTTTATGCCGGGGTAGACTACGAAAAAATTGTCCAACAGGCCCAACAAGAAGCGGATATTATCCTCTGGGACGGAGGAAATAACGATTTTCCCTTTATTCGTCCCGACTTACACCTGGTGTTAGTCGATCCCTTGCGGCCTGGGGATGAAACCACCCATCATCCAGGAGAAGTGGTGTTACGGATGGCTGATATTGTCATCATTGCCAAGGTCGATGCGGCCGAAGATGCCAATATTCAGAAGGTAAAAGAAACAGCGCAGCAAGTGAACCCCCAGGCTTTAATTATTCAAGGGAAATCGCCTATCGTTTTAGATCAACCCGAATTAATTCGAGATCGCCGTGTTTTAGTGGTAGAAGATGGACCGACGACTACCCACGGAGGAATGGCTTACGGGGCCGGTTATATTGCGGCCACTCGCGCCCAGGCTAAAGAAATTGTCGATCCTCGCCCTTATGCAGTTCCTGAAATTGCTAAAATTTACGAGAACTATCCCCATATTGGATCTGTTTTACCAGCAATGGGTTATTTTCCTGAACAATTAAAAGCGTTAGAAACAACCATTAATCAAGCGGAGGTTGATGTAGTGGTTGCAGCCACCCCCAGTAACTTAGGAGAATTAATTGAGGTCAATAAACCCATTATTCGGGCGAGTTATGAGTTTGCTGAGGCCCAAAGTCCAGGATTAACTGAACAGATAGAAGCGTTCTTAGAAAAAGTCTAG
- a CDS encoding CsbD family protein has translation MKIQSMLSKINRVLAVLLLVSGLFLGTLTCNVPSSYAISQNNSSVMIAMDSDVVDDALGSGTTDKIEGKVQKDVGTVEKKFGDDLEDNIEGTTKQVKGRAKQDIGRTKNAIEEAGSKVEETSDNVVDAVKDFFGS, from the coding sequence ATGAAAATTCAATCTATGTTATCAAAAATCAATCGAGTATTAGCTGTTTTATTATTAGTTTCTGGATTGTTTCTAGGAACCTTAACTTGTAATGTCCCTTCTTCATATGCCATCAGTCAAAATAATTCATCTGTTATGATTGCAATGGATTCTGATGTAGTTGATGATGCGTTAGGGTCAGGTACAACTGATAAAATTGAAGGAAAAGTACAAAAAGATGTAGGAACCGTCGAAAAGAAATTCGGCGACGACTTAGAAGATAATATTGAAGGAACAACAAAGCAAGTTAAAGGTCGCGCTAAACAAGACATTGGCAGAACCAAAAATGCCATCGAAGAAGCTGGTTCTAAGGTAGAAGAAACGTCTGATAATGTTGTTGATGCAGTTAAGGATTTCTTTGGTTCTTAA
- a CDS encoding CsbD family protein has translation MSTEDRVDATMKNLEGKAQEMVGEVTGDPEDKAEGKMKQAKAEAQHSVEDAKDKVKKAID, from the coding sequence ATGAGTACAGAAGATAGAGTAGACGCAACGATGAAAAATCTTGAGGGAAAGGCCCAAGAAATGGTTGGAGAAGTTACGGGTGATCCTGAAGATAAAGCAGAAGGAAAAATGAAACAAGCAAAAGCAGAAGCACAACATTCTGTAGAAGATGCTAAAGATAAAGTCAAGAAAGCTATCGATTAA